The Streptosporangiales bacterium sequence AGCACCAGCCGCGCAACGGCTATGGTCGCGGCGAGCTCGGCCAGCTCGGCGTCCGGCACGTCGCGCATCTTGGTGTCCGGCTTCGCGCGGAAGTTCTGCATGATGACTTCCTGGATGCCGCCGTACGTCCGGGCGACGCGGCGCAGCTCGAGCAGCGACTCCGCGCGTTCCCTGCGGTTCTCGCCGATACCGACGAGCAGCCCGGTGGTGAACGGCACTGCAGAGCGGCCGGCGTCCTCGAGCACGCGCAGCCGTACGTCTGGGTCCTTGTCCGGCGAGCCGTAGTGCGGCATGCCCCGCTCGGTGTACAGCCGCTTCGCGGTCGTCTCCAGCATCATGCCCATCGACGCGGCGACCGGCTTCAGCCGGCCGAAGTCCTGCCACGAGAGCACGCCGGGATTCAGGTGCGGCAGCAGCCCGGTCTCCTCGAGCACGCGGACCGCCATCGCGCGGACATACGAGAGCGTGTCGTCGTAGCCGGCTTCGTCGAGCCAGTCGCGCGCGGCCTGCCACCGGTCCTCCGGCCGGTCGCCGAGGGTGAACAGTGCCTCCTTGCATCCAGCCTGCGCGCCCTTGCCTGCGATGTCGAGCACCTCGTCAGGACGCAGGTACGGTGCGGGCAACCGGCCCGGCGCTGTGGCGAACGTGCAGTAGCCGCAACGGTCCCGGCACAACCGGGTGAGCGGGATGAACACGTTGCGGCTGTACGTGATGACGCCCGGCCTGCCGGCCGCGGCGAGCCCTGCGTCGCGGGTGCGCCCGGCGTACTCGCTGAGCCGGTCGAGGTCGTCGCCGCGCGCGTGCAGCAACACGGTGACCTCGTCCAGGTCGAGGGTCTTGCCGTCGCGTGCGCGGGCGAGCGCGCGGCGCATGGCGGAGGCGGTGGGCTGTTCGTGCGGTTCGGTCACGTGGCGAAACACTAGGGCGAGCATCCCGGCACCCACCAGGGACGCACGGCCACCAGCCGCTCAGTTGGGCCCGTGGAGCATGGGATGCGGGCGGTCGGCGCAGGTCAGCGCCGCCACGGGGGTTGCGGCGACCGGGATGGCAGTTGTATTACCTAAACATGGCTTCCGTCATCGGCAAGCAGCAGAACGGGCGTACGTACTACTACCTCGCCGAGTCCGCCCGGGTGGGCGGGCGGCCACGGATCGTCCGGCAGAGGTACCTCGGTACTGCGGCCGACATCGAGGCGGCGGTGGAAAGTGGCGGCACGGCGCCGGCGTCCTCGCGGCACCTGCCGTTCGGCGACGTGGCCGCCGCCTGGCGGGTGCTCGGCGACCTCGGCGTGGTGGACGTCGTGGACCAGGTCGTCGGCCGGGGCAGGCGCGAGGTGTCGGTCGGCACGTACCTGGCGCTCGCGGTGCTCCACCGGATCAGTGCGAGGGGTGCGCCGCTCGACCTCGCCGATTGGTGGCCGACCACGGCCGCCGCGCGGTTCGTGCGGCCACGACCGCCCGCCGCGGCCCTGGCGCGGCACCGGCTGTGGCGCGCGCTCGAGCGGGTCAGCGGGCCTGCCGCAGAACGCATCCAGGCCGCGTTGTTCGCCCGGGTCCTCGACCTGGTCGACGACGAGGACGCCCCGGTGCTCGCGCTCGACCTGCCCGACTTCGCGACGTTCGTCGACCCCGAGCCGGCAGGCGCACGGCTGACCGGGCTGGCGCTGCTCGTAACGCTCGACGGGGCGATCCCGCTCGTCTCCCAGCTCTACCAGCACCAGCAGCCGGACGCGGCGTCGTTCAGCACGCTGGTGGGCCGGCTCACCGACAGGTACGAGGCGCTGGCCGGGCACCGGGCCGTCACGGTCGTCATCGGCGGGGGCCAGCACGCGCAGGCCGACCTGGGCACGAGGCTCGGGCTGCACTTCGTCGAACCGCTGCCGCCCGGCGAACGGCCCGCGCTCGGCCGGCGCCCGGCGACCAGCCTGGACGGGCTTCCCGGGGTCACCGCGGTGGACGGGCGCGCCGACGTCTTCGGCACCT is a genomic window containing:
- a CDS encoding transposase, yielding MASVIGKQQNGRTYYYLAESARVGGRPRIVRQRYLGTAADIEAAVESGGTAPASSRHLPFGDVAAAWRVLGDLGVVDVVDQVVGRGRREVSVGTYLALAVLHRISARGAPLDLADWWPTTAAARFVRPRPPAAALARHRLWRALERVSGPAAERIQAALFARVLDLVDDEDAPVLALDLPDFATFVDPEPAGARLTGLALLVTLDGAIPLVSQLYQHQQPDAASFSTLVGRLTDRYEALAGHRAVTVVIGGGQHAQADLGTRLGLHFVEPLPPGERPALGRRPATSLDGLPGVTAVDGRADVFGTSRRVVVVHSKSLHEAQERALARSLGHASRRLDELAAALAQGTHGRSRDDVAAEVARITYFRWGDRVLRTNLTGSGADLRLRWWVDEAARARLHREQFGNQLLVTDHDDWSVADVITAYRARYHLETTLTQLGGPLVANPSPSWQWRDERVAVHALVGVLATTVVHVMRRRAQLAGLDLSVRDLLHRLAGMQETVLRHPPTGGRPRTRRLLTDRDDVEQRLYELFDLGEFAP